A genomic window from Triticum urartu cultivar G1812 chromosome 7, Tu2.1, whole genome shotgun sequence includes:
- the LOC125522067 gene encoding germin-like protein 8-11 — translation MASSSSFLLVALIALASWQAMASDPSPLQDFCVADNSSHVLVNGFVCKDPKEVTAEDFFLAAKLDMPRDTKMSKVGSIVTLLNVMRIPGLNTLGISLARIDYAPLGENPPHTHPRASEILTVLEGTLYVGFVTSNPENKLIWKVLNKGDVFVFPQGLIHFQFNPNPYKPAVAIAGLSSQNPGAITIANAVFGSKPPISDDVLAKAFQVEKKTVDWLQAQYWADNHN, via the exons ATGGCCTCCTCTTCCAGCTTCCTTCTGGTTGCTCTTATCGCGTTGGCCTCATGGCAGGCCATGGCTTCTGATCCAAGCCCTCTCCAGGACTTCTGTGTGGCTGACAATAGCTCACATG TGCTTGTTAATGGGTTTGTCTGCAAAGACCCAAAGGAGGTGACTGCGGAGGACTTCTTCTTAGCGGCCAAACTTGACATGCCTAGGGACACAAAGATGAGCAAGGTGGGATCCATTGTCACACTGCTCAATGTCATGAGGATCCCCGGTCTCAACACACTAGGTATCTCTTTAGCACGCATTGACTATGCACCTTTGGGGGAGAACCCACCACACACTCATCCTCGTGCCAGTGAGATCCTCACCGTGCTTGAAGGGACACTCTATGTTGGCTTTGTCACATCTAACCCAGAGAACAAGCTCATTTGGAAGGTCCTCAACAAGGGTGATGTGTTTGTTTTCCCACAAGGACTCATCCACTTCCAGTTCAACCCCAACCCCTACAAGCCTGCAGTTGCAATTGCCGGACTTAGCAGCCAAAACCCTGGGGCCATAACCATTGCGAACGCTGTGTTTGGTTCGAAGCCACCAATCTCGGATGATGTTTTGGCCAAGGCCTTTCAGGTGGAGAAGAAGACTGTGGACTGGCTCCAGGCTCAATACTGGGCTGACAACCACAATTAA